Proteins from one Carcharodon carcharias isolate sCarCar2 chromosome 19, sCarCar2.pri, whole genome shotgun sequence genomic window:
- the stpg1 gene encoding O(6)-methylguanine-induced apoptosis 2: protein MTIEDLEVDLVVQGRQRFMRFTSRRRSPELKGPPLTPEEHRAPRHERKKFSQTPGANAYNIASPLLSKVDYHLGNSSMFQPPLAMKVDDLKNATPGPNEYNISNVYLGKANNVSAESAFLSKTSRNMIPTGTLKGPSPCQYSVNHSLTKESSKSIVSSFRSKTTRLKYPNETSPGPATYEPYKPMGQERMQFVHLHPWKKHYLCISAPPFPVRKNPTPPGPGYYDVVDFHDPPKHYMSNAVFVSNTSRWTGNVQNKDAPGPEASAAQGLDLKQQEPL, encoded by the exons ATGACGATTGAGGATCTTGAAGTTGATTTGGTGGTGCAGGGTCGACAGCGCTTTATGCG GTTTACCAGCAGGCGTCGATCTCCAGAGctcaaagggccacccctgacgccGGAGGAGCACCGG GCACCCCGTCATGAACGGAAAAAATTTTCTCAGACTCCAGGAGCAAATGCGTACAACATTGCATCTCCACTTTTATCAAAGGTGGATTATCACTTGGGGAACAGCAGTATGTTCCAGCCTCCCCTTGCCATGAAAGTGGATGATctcaaaaatgcaacacctggTCCCAATGAATATAAT ATTTCTAATGTTTACCTTGGGAAAGCTAACAATGTCTCTGCAGAATCAGCATTTTTATCCAAAACCAGCAGGAACATGATCCCAACAGGCACTCTGAAGGGACCCTCCCCTT GTCAATACAGTGTCAACCATTCTTTGACAAAGGAGTCATCAAAGTCCATAGTCTCTTCTTTTAGATCCAAGACAACCCGCCTGAAATATCCAAATGAAACAAGCCCAGGACCAGCAACCTATGAACCATATAAACCAATGGGACAAGAGAGGATGCAATTCGTACATTTGCATCCTTG GAAGAAACATTACTTGTGTATTTCTGCTCCTCCCTTCCCAGTACGCAAAAACCCGACTCCTCCTGGTCCCGGCTATTATGACGTTGTTGATTTTCATGATCCACCCAAGCACTATATGTCCAATGCTGTGTTTGTATCTAACACTAGCCGCTGGACTGGAAATGTGCAAAACAAAGATGCTCCAGGGCCAG AAG catcagcggcgCAGGGCCTGGACCTGAAGCAGCAGGAgcccctctga